A genomic stretch from Chitinophaga agri includes:
- a CDS encoding non-ribosomal peptide synthetase, whose protein sequence is MSSHIIPLHPVQRDIFLDQAIDPQRPNYNVLAYISITGQLDMDLFRRILNNAADVFDIFRMRFNLDDEVPVAYLTMRGDIPELPLIDCSGEADPVAAARQWMQGSADRSFKVDQDNVLFEHALLRLSDEAYYYFFKVHHLIFDGYCWRIWAKYLSGSYRAARLDDGVIPAFEAPSYITAVADAAAAYQSATYGQHAEYWHKMIAEDPAGLLQRYYARPEPGVPESGSYVLKLTSAQRDMLEQLATTLNVRLPHLTIAAVLIYLASATGKNELVLGTPAHKRKGAVQRNTMGHFTGIVPFKGSYSPDLQLDDFIRSIAIAQKADYAHVDYLIGDLARHLRHDTFAGPLLDVIVNYVLLDLDLDFGEGIQADFDVLFSRYQVEPLRMIWWDYTEKQSLELRFDFRYEYFTQEEITLLGARILFILEQFPDKLEQPVGQVTILPPAERGQLDMITKVRVDNYPAYKTVGEVFTEQAAATPAATALLFNDTALSYEGLEAESNRLASYLLQTGVTADSMIPVCLDRSADLIITLLGILKAGAAFVPVDPRYPQQRIQQMLSETAYTIAITSAEYRALFDNGKQVVTLEALQPILGLLPAVAVPVRATADSLAYVMYTSGSTGRPKGVMVTHRNIVSLAVGSGFLNWSPADVLLSTGSPSFDASTIEYWGTLLNGATLVLADEDRLLDSVQLKETIMDRGVTLMWFTAGWLNQLIDTDISIFAHLRTVMAGGEKLSELHISRLRDTYPDLRIINGYGPTENTTFSLTHAIQHIATGQSIPIGYPLCNRTAYVLNDRLEQQPIGVPGELYVGGAGLSRGYLGQPELTAARFVLHPVTGERLYRTGDLARVLPDGSMAYLGRTDDQVKLRGFRIEPAEIESVLQESGYVSRGVVVVRGEGSGRQLLAYIVPASGYEEPVLLAYLRSRLPDYMVPSIMITLDALPLTNNGKVDKHALPDPEATQLHTAGYAAPRDAIEARLADIWQEVLQVDRIGIHDDFFRLGGDSIRAIGVISQLRKQFSENIRLYDLYQAGSIAALSELIKTLQPVSTEAVHLKTLIQAEVAELKDKLCKELDDTTNIEDVYPMSDIQSGMIYSSLWQSDKSVYHDQITFRITDDPDKDILSQALGMLVRKHAILRTVFDQHPLYGGLQIVYKEVTFDIADIMLPHIGKAHEQQAIQTFMADERKTGFELNNTLLWKVALLHMQRSCWLVFQFHHAMLDGWSLATLTTELNTLYVTLRATPDLPDLRPLKATYRDFVLEGIAEKRHAENQAFWRRELDNYRRLDIFNEETVSLQLVRSFDSVVFDRLRQQAATDQLSLKGLFLGAMLYVLGMLTYEEDVTIGVVTNNRPLLDDGDKVLGCFLNTVPFRQQESKKAQTWISYFQQVEQQLVRLKERERISLSAITELTGESVSGGNPFFDVLFNFVNFHIYDYLQDGLFRQGHIAAGDEEAPMSTIHELTNTFLDFCISTTGNNLLLICKMNRTLKSGKSLGDLADYYEAVITQYLDHGHAPIDREAVYPATEKKTLRLFNSQPDIIPVTGTLAAAFEKQVAATPDATALIFEDVKLSYRELDEQAGRLAAWLSANGIRRQSLVPLCLDRSPETVMCILAVLKTGSAYVPLDPAHPAERIAYILKDIQATVIVANGVHTSKLQAAGASAVLTIEDGMSYLPMKTVPLVSADATADTPAYVIYTSGSTGQPKGVLAAHGPVLSLIRHQSSQYGITAADRILLSANYCFDPSVEQLFFALLNGAAVVLCKEEVIRDIQLLEQLLHRQQITHLEATPSLIEHLTPGVYSGLKRVISGGEVCKKELAARWCGLLDFYNIYGPTETTVSAAIYRCDPAAISQMETVPIGRPLPHVSIYILDVKGQPVPVGVAGEIYIGGAGVTKGYLNRQELTDSVFLPDQFSHTPGARMYRTGDLGKWLPDGNIEYIARIDTQLKLHGYRIELDEIVQVLLNSSWINQAVVTDNKDAAGVTRICAYVVLKAAVDQETLRTYLSAHLPAYMVPAVISILDTLPLTPNGKIDKAALKAMPIVADVSAEYQAPQSETEKQLCEVWQQLLGVERVGILNDFFELGGHSLLAMRMNAYIKRTLGLSIPVKVLFQCRNIARLAAYIELVHTTTVARNDKTPARIIEI, encoded by the coding sequence ATGTCTTCACACATCATACCCCTGCATCCGGTTCAACGTGATATTTTCCTGGATCAGGCCATCGATCCGCAGCGCCCTAATTACAATGTGTTGGCTTATATCAGTATAACAGGACAACTGGACATGGACCTGTTCCGCCGGATACTGAATAATGCCGCTGATGTATTTGATATATTCCGTATGCGCTTCAATTTAGATGACGAGGTACCGGTTGCCTATCTCACGATGAGAGGTGATATACCGGAATTACCTTTGATAGATTGCAGTGGTGAGGCGGATCCCGTGGCTGCTGCCAGACAATGGATGCAGGGCAGTGCAGATCGTTCATTTAAGGTAGACCAGGACAATGTTTTGTTTGAACACGCATTGTTACGGTTATCAGACGAGGCATACTACTACTTTTTCAAAGTACATCATCTCATATTTGATGGCTATTGCTGGCGTATCTGGGCAAAATACCTGTCGGGTAGCTACAGGGCCGCCCGACTGGACGACGGGGTGATACCCGCTTTTGAAGCACCTTCCTATATAACAGCGGTTGCAGATGCAGCCGCTGCTTATCAGTCTGCAACATATGGCCAGCATGCTGAATACTGGCACAAAATGATCGCAGAAGATCCTGCCGGACTTTTACAACGCTATTATGCCAGGCCGGAACCCGGAGTACCAGAGAGCGGCAGTTATGTACTGAAGCTGACATCTGCACAACGTGATATGCTGGAGCAGCTGGCTACTACACTGAACGTCCGGTTGCCGCATCTTACGATTGCTGCTGTGCTGATCTATCTGGCCTCGGCAACGGGTAAGAACGAACTGGTCTTGGGAACGCCTGCGCATAAAAGAAAAGGTGCCGTACAGCGAAATACTATGGGCCACTTTACGGGTATTGTTCCTTTCAAAGGCAGCTACTCGCCCGACCTGCAGCTGGACGATTTTATACGATCAATAGCCATTGCACAGAAGGCAGACTATGCACACGTTGACTACCTCATCGGGGACCTGGCCCGGCATCTCCGGCATGACACGTTTGCTGGTCCGCTACTGGATGTGATCGTCAATTATGTGCTGCTTGATCTTGACCTGGATTTCGGTGAAGGTATACAGGCTGACTTTGACGTATTATTCAGTCGGTACCAGGTTGAACCGCTTCGTATGATCTGGTGGGATTATACAGAGAAACAATCATTGGAACTGCGTTTCGATTTCAGATATGAATATTTTACGCAGGAAGAAATAACATTACTGGGCGCTCGTATACTTTTTATCCTGGAACAGTTTCCCGATAAGCTGGAACAGCCGGTTGGGCAGGTAACGATCTTGCCGCCGGCAGAACGTGGGCAGCTGGATATGATCACCAAAGTAAGGGTAGATAACTACCCCGCTTATAAGACAGTGGGAGAAGTATTCACTGAACAGGCGGCGGCTACACCAGCTGCCACTGCTTTATTGTTCAATGATACTGCGCTGAGTTATGAAGGACTGGAGGCCGAATCTAACCGGCTGGCGTCTTATCTTTTACAAACAGGCGTAACAGCAGACAGTATGATACCCGTTTGCCTGGACAGATCTGCTGATCTGATCATCACACTACTGGGTATTCTGAAAGCAGGGGCCGCATTCGTGCCAGTTGATCCGCGGTATCCACAGCAACGTATACAGCAGATGTTGTCAGAGACCGCATATACAATTGCGATCACCAGCGCAGAATACCGCGCGTTATTCGATAATGGCAAACAGGTAGTAACATTAGAGGCTTTACAGCCAATACTGGGCTTACTACCGGCGGTGGCTGTTCCGGTGCGTGCGACAGCTGATAGTCTGGCATATGTCATGTATACGTCAGGTTCGACAGGGCGGCCCAAAGGGGTAATGGTGACACATCGTAATATTGTGAGCCTGGCAGTAGGCAGTGGTTTCCTTAACTGGTCGCCGGCAGATGTATTGTTGTCAACCGGCTCCCCTTCCTTTGATGCTTCTACGATAGAATACTGGGGTACCTTGCTCAATGGAGCGACACTGGTATTGGCTGATGAAGACAGATTGCTGGACAGCGTACAGCTGAAGGAAACGATCATGGACCGTGGTGTTACACTGATGTGGTTCACTGCTGGCTGGCTGAATCAGCTGATCGATACTGATATCAGCATCTTTGCGCATTTAAGAACAGTTATGGCCGGCGGAGAGAAGTTGTCAGAACTGCACATCAGCCGGCTGCGTGATACTTATCCCGATCTGCGAATTATCAATGGTTATGGTCCCACGGAGAATACTACGTTCTCACTGACCCATGCCATACAACATATCGCCACAGGACAGTCCATTCCCATAGGTTATCCATTGTGCAATCGTACGGCATATGTGCTGAACGACCGGTTGGAGCAACAGCCAATTGGTGTGCCCGGGGAATTGTATGTCGGTGGTGCCGGTTTATCGAGGGGGTACCTGGGACAGCCGGAACTAACTGCTGCACGTTTTGTGCTACATCCCGTAACTGGTGAGAGACTCTACCGTACTGGTGATCTGGCGCGTGTGCTGCCTGACGGAAGCATGGCGTACCTGGGTCGTACTGATGATCAGGTGAAGCTGCGCGGCTTCCGTATAGAACCGGCAGAAATAGAAAGTGTACTACAGGAGAGCGGCTATGTAAGCCGCGGGGTAGTGGTTGTTCGCGGAGAAGGTAGCGGCAGACAGCTACTGGCATACATTGTGCCTGCATCCGGTTATGAGGAGCCTGTACTGTTAGCTTATTTACGGAGCCGTCTGCCGGATTACATGGTGCCTTCCATCATGATAACACTGGACGCCTTACCATTGACCAATAATGGTAAAGTTGATAAACATGCATTGCCTGATCCGGAAGCTACACAGCTGCATACAGCAGGATATGCAGCGCCACGGGATGCGATAGAGGCCCGCCTGGCAGATATCTGGCAGGAGGTATTGCAGGTGGACCGGATTGGTATTCATGATGACTTCTTCCGACTGGGAGGAGATTCTATCCGTGCGATTGGTGTGATCAGTCAGTTGCGGAAGCAGTTTAGTGAGAATATCCGTTTGTATGATCTATATCAGGCAGGTAGCATCGCTGCACTGAGTGAGCTGATAAAGACGTTACAACCGGTATCAACGGAGGCTGTTCATCTGAAAACACTTATTCAGGCCGAAGTCGCTGAGCTGAAAGATAAGCTATGCAAAGAACTGGACGATACCACGAATATTGAAGATGTCTATCCCATGAGCGATATCCAGAGCGGTATGATCTACTCATCGCTGTGGCAGTCCGATAAAAGTGTCTATCATGACCAGATCACCTTCCGGATCACGGATGATCCTGATAAAGATATTTTATCACAGGCATTAGGTATGCTGGTGCGTAAACACGCCATTCTGCGCACCGTCTTCGATCAGCATCCGTTATACGGCGGGTTGCAGATCGTCTATAAGGAGGTGACTTTCGACATAGCCGATATAATGCTGCCTCACATCGGCAAAGCACATGAGCAACAGGCGATACAGACATTCATGGCCGATGAGCGTAAGACCGGGTTTGAGCTGAACAATACCCTGCTGTGGAAAGTGGCGCTTCTGCACATGCAGCGATCCTGCTGGCTGGTATTTCAGTTCCACCATGCCATGCTCGACGGATGGAGCCTGGCGACGCTCACCACGGAACTGAATACCCTGTATGTCACTTTACGGGCTACCCCGGATTTGCCAGATTTGCGGCCCTTAAAGGCCACTTATAGGGATTTTGTGCTGGAGGGTATAGCGGAGAAGCGTCATGCGGAAAATCAGGCGTTCTGGCGCCGTGAATTGGATAACTACCGGCGCCTGGATATTTTCAATGAGGAAACTGTCTCGCTCCAGCTGGTAAGATCATTTGATAGCGTTGTTTTCGACAGGCTCCGGCAGCAGGCAGCAACTGACCAGCTATCCCTGAAGGGACTGTTCCTGGGGGCTATGTTATACGTGCTGGGAATGCTGACCTACGAAGAAGATGTGACAATAGGCGTCGTAACGAATAACAGGCCCCTGCTGGATGACGGAGATAAGGTACTCGGATGTTTCCTGAACACGGTTCCTTTCCGTCAGCAGGAAAGTAAAAAGGCGCAGACCTGGATCAGCTACTTTCAGCAGGTAGAGCAACAGCTGGTACGGCTGAAAGAGCGGGAACGCATCTCACTCTCTGCTATCACTGAACTGACAGGTGAATCTGTGAGTGGCGGCAATCCTTTCTTTGATGTGTTATTCAACTTCGTCAATTTCCATATATACGATTATCTGCAGGATGGACTATTCCGGCAGGGCCATATAGCCGCCGGAGATGAAGAAGCCCCGATGTCTACCATCCATGAATTAACCAATACTTTCCTGGATTTCTGTATTAGTACGACTGGAAATAACCTCCTGCTCATCTGTAAGATGAACAGGACACTGAAATCAGGTAAGTCGCTCGGTGACCTCGCAGATTACTACGAGGCAGTCATCACGCAATACCTCGATCATGGACATGCACCAATAGACCGGGAAGCGGTATATCCGGCTACAGAAAAGAAAACGCTTCGCCTTTTTAATAGTCAACCAGACATCATACCAGTAACCGGAACGCTGGCAGCCGCTTTCGAAAAGCAGGTTGCCGCGACCCCGGATGCTACAGCGCTGATCTTTGAAGATGTCAAATTAAGTTACCGTGAACTTGATGAGCAGGCAGGCCGTCTGGCTGCCTGGTTATCAGCGAACGGCATCAGGCGGCAGTCCCTGGTACCGTTGTGCCTCGACAGGTCGCCGGAGACGGTCATGTGTATACTGGCTGTACTGAAAACAGGCAGCGCCTATGTACCCCTTGATCCTGCTCATCCTGCCGAACGTATTGCCTATATCCTGAAAGATATTCAGGCGACTGTTATAGTCGCCAACGGGGTACATACCAGTAAACTGCAAGCAGCAGGTGCGTCAGCTGTGCTGACAATAGAGGATGGCATGTCATATTTGCCGATGAAGACAGTCCCTCTTGTCAGCGCTGATGCTACAGCAGATACACCGGCATATGTCATCTACACTTCCGGCTCTACCGGACAACCTAAAGGCGTACTGGCTGCACATGGACCGGTACTTAGCCTGATCAGACACCAAAGCAGTCAATACGGTATTACGGCTGCAGACCGCATACTGTTATCTGCAAACTATTGTTTCGACCCATCTGTAGAACAACTGTTCTTCGCCTTGCTCAATGGTGCTGCCGTCGTACTATGCAAGGAAGAAGTGATCCGCGATATACAGCTGCTTGAGCAACTCCTGCACCGCCAGCAGATCACTCACCTGGAGGCAACACCCAGTCTGATCGAACACCTGACACCGGGTGTTTACAGCGGGTTGAAAAGGGTGATCAGTGGTGGTGAGGTATGTAAGAAAGAGCTGGCAGCCAGATGGTGCGGACTACTGGACTTTTACAATATTTATGGACCTACCGAAACGACTGTCTCTGCTGCTATCTACCGTTGCGATCCGGCTGCTATCAGCCAGATGGAAACAGTGCCGATAGGTCGTCCGTTGCCGCATGTCAGCATTTATATACTGGACGTAAAAGGTCAGCCCGTGCCGGTAGGTGTGGCCGGTGAAATATATATCGGCGGAGCGGGGGTTACGAAGGGATACCTGAACCGGCAGGAGCTGACCGATAGTGTATTCCTGCCCGATCAATTCAGTCATACCCCTGGTGCAAGGATGTATAGAACCGGTGACCTGGGAAAGTGGTTGCCTGATGGTAATATTGAATACATTGCCCGCATAGATACACAGTTGAAACTGCATGGCTACCGTATCGAACTGGATGAGATTGTCCAGGTACTACTTAATAGCAGCTGGATAAACCAGGCAGTCGTGACTGATAACAAAGATGCCGCAGGCGTAACAAGAATATGCGCTTATGTGGTACTCAAAGCGGCTGTTGATCAAGAGACACTTCGTACATATCTCTCTGCTCATTTACCTGCCTACATGGTCCCTGCTGTGATCAGTATACTGGACACACTGCCTTTAACACCGAATGGTAAGATTGACAAAGCTGCGCTGAAAGCGATGCCTATCGTTGCGGATGTCTCTGCGGAATACCAGGCGCCACAGTCCGAAACTGAAAAACAGCTCTGTGAGGTATGGCAGCAATTGCTGGGGGTGGAACGTGTGGGTATCCTGAATGATTTCTTTGAATTAGGTGGTCATTCACTACTTGCCATGCGCATGAATGCCTATATTAAACGTACACTCGGTCTCAGTATACCTGTGAAGGTATTGTTTCAATGCAGAAACATCGCCAGACTGGCCGCATACATCGAACTAGTGCACACGACGACGGTAGCCCGGAATGATAAAACCCCTGCCAGGATCATAGAGATATAA